A single genomic interval of Brevundimonas diminuta harbors:
- a CDS encoding sigma-54-dependent transcriptional regulator has protein sequence MAKTILVVDDDPTQRRLIQAVLERDGNAVVHAASGGEAIDRMTQGGGADLILLDMVMPEMSGLECLAELRSAGINEPVIVLTANGGIDMVVKAMQAGAQDFFVKPVGPERLLVGVRNAMQMKRLTAEVGRLTKRVQGRTSFDDIVGDSPPMRMVKALGARAAKSSIPVLITGESGVGKEVIARALHGASDRAGKPFVAVNCGALPANLIESILFGHEKGAFTGAVDKTLGKFREADGGTLFLDEIGELPLDMQVKLLRALQEGEIDPVGGKRPVKIDVRIVSATNRDPAQQVKDGAFREDLFYRLNVFPIEAPSLRDRREDIAPLVDHFIARFNAEEGKRIAGCAPETLALLQGFDWPGNVRQLENAVFRAIVLADAPFLQPHDFPAISGVAAPMPDVHPLQAATAAGAQTDAAAQVDQPIRILDERGHLRTLEDIERDLIQHAIEVYAGHMSEIARRLGIGRSTLYRKVREQGLEGQLKEAG, from the coding sequence ATGGCCAAGACCATCCTGGTCGTTGACGACGATCCGACCCAGCGCCGGCTGATTCAGGCCGTGCTGGAGCGGGACGGCAACGCCGTGGTCCATGCCGCCAGCGGCGGCGAGGCCATCGACCGGATGACGCAAGGCGGCGGCGCCGACCTGATCCTGCTGGACATGGTCATGCCCGAGATGTCGGGGCTGGAATGTTTGGCCGAACTCCGTAGCGCCGGGATCAACGAGCCGGTCATTGTCCTGACGGCCAACGGCGGCATCGACATGGTGGTCAAGGCCATGCAGGCCGGGGCCCAGGACTTCTTCGTCAAGCCGGTCGGGCCCGAGCGCCTGCTGGTCGGCGTGCGCAACGCCATGCAGATGAAGCGCCTGACCGCCGAGGTTGGGCGCCTGACCAAGCGCGTTCAGGGCCGCACCAGCTTCGACGATATCGTGGGCGACAGCCCGCCTATGCGCATGGTCAAGGCGCTGGGCGCTCGGGCCGCCAAATCCTCGATCCCCGTCCTGATCACCGGCGAGAGCGGCGTCGGCAAGGAGGTCATAGCCCGCGCCCTGCACGGCGCCAGCGACCGGGCCGGCAAACCCTTCGTCGCCGTCAACTGCGGCGCCCTGCCCGCCAATCTGATCGAGTCCATTCTGTTCGGGCATGAGAAGGGCGCCTTTACCGGCGCCGTGGATAAGACGCTGGGCAAGTTCCGAGAAGCGGACGGCGGCACCCTGTTCCTGGACGAGATCGGCGAACTGCCCCTGGACATGCAGGTCAAGCTGCTGCGCGCCCTGCAGGAAGGCGAGATCGATCCTGTCGGCGGCAAACGCCCGGTCAAGATCGACGTGCGCATCGTCTCGGCGACCAATCGCGACCCGGCCCAGCAGGTCAAGGACGGCGCCTTCCGCGAGGACCTGTTCTATCGCCTGAACGTGTTCCCGATTGAGGCCCCATCCCTGCGCGACCGGCGCGAGGACATCGCGCCTCTGGTCGATCACTTCATCGCCCGCTTCAATGCTGAGGAAGGCAAGCGGATCGCCGGATGCGCGCCCGAGACCCTGGCTCTGCTGCAAGGGTTCGACTGGCCCGGAAACGTGCGGCAGCTGGAAAATGCGGTGTTTCGCGCCATCGTCCTGGCCGATGCGCCCTTCCTTCAGCCGCACGATTTCCCCGCGATTTCAGGCGTCGCCGCGCCCATGCCCGACGTCCACCCCCTGCAGGCCGCAACGGCCGCTGGCGCCCAGACCGACGCCGCCGCGCAGGTCGATCAGCCGATCCGCATCCTGGACGAGCGCGGCCATCTGCGCACGCTGGAAGACATCGAACGCGACCTGATCCAGCACGCCATCGAGGTCTATGCCGGCCATATGAGTGAGATCGCGCGCCGTCTCGGCATCGGCCGTTCGACCCTATATCGCAAGGTCCGGGAACAAGGCCTGGAAGGTCAGCTGAAAGAAGCGGGCTGA
- a CDS encoding DUF4153 domain-containing protein, translating to MTETLQHDTGRTGLGGASGLFAIRLATGLVQGLALYLLYLAADSRVWPETQPVVFGALALAAGYVPVVVLAGAGRVKPLALILWAAAAAGVLALLGAHDVARQVLKPHEEPPFLSFPVLAFGAAALFIAHHLIVPAIRERRWIVDYPDYFDIAWKAGVQLALSLGFTGAFWILLHLGAALFKMIGLGFLQHLLSEAWFAIPVIALVFATAVQLTDVRDGLIRGVRTVALMLLSWLLLVIAVLVGGFLLALPFTGLDGLWATRSATALVLSAAAALIVLINTAYQDGRADNLPPVVLRYGVRVASVQIAPLIVLAAWGLALRIGQHGLTPDRIIAAACTLVGAVYGAGYLLAAVKPGGWMKPLERTNVAAAVLSVLVILALFSPLADPARLSVQDQVARLQRGAVSADIFDYDFLRFESGKAGEAALRRLAASTDPRIARNARAAQARPWPSGDTAQGRQERKAAIRLKAADGQSVPASFVEQLDAQVDVLFSCNAEAPCVVRSMDLNDDGRTDLLVATAREIVAFDQDAQGQWRVTGRYGFTCGRNAERMNEGLSKGVATAPATLPDLVVDGQKLRASPEVRCDATEPR from the coding sequence ATGACCGAAACCCTGCAGCATGACACCGGCCGGACGGGCCTTGGCGGGGCTTCGGGCCTGTTTGCGATTCGGCTGGCGACGGGTCTGGTTCAGGGCCTGGCGCTCTATCTGCTGTATCTTGCGGCTGACAGCCGCGTCTGGCCCGAAACCCAGCCGGTTGTGTTCGGCGCCCTGGCCCTGGCGGCCGGCTATGTGCCGGTGGTGGTTCTCGCCGGTGCGGGCCGGGTCAAGCCGCTGGCCCTGATCCTGTGGGCGGCCGCCGCAGCCGGCGTGCTGGCTCTGCTGGGCGCCCACGACGTCGCCCGCCAGGTTCTGAAGCCGCATGAGGAGCCGCCCTTCCTGAGTTTCCCCGTGCTGGCCTTCGGCGCGGCGGCCCTGTTCATCGCCCATCACCTGATCGTGCCCGCGATCCGCGAACGACGCTGGATCGTCGATTATCCCGATTATTTCGACATCGCGTGGAAGGCGGGGGTGCAACTGGCCCTGTCGCTGGGCTTCACCGGCGCCTTCTGGATCCTGCTGCATCTGGGCGCGGCCCTGTTCAAGATGATCGGCCTCGGCTTTCTGCAGCATTTGCTGAGCGAGGCGTGGTTCGCCATTCCGGTCATCGCCCTGGTCTTCGCGACCGCGGTCCAGCTGACCGATGTGCGCGACGGCCTGATCCGGGGCGTGCGGACCGTGGCGTTGATGCTGCTGTCCTGGCTGTTGCTGGTAATCGCGGTCCTGGTCGGCGGCTTTCTTCTCGCCCTGCCCTTCACCGGCTTGGACGGCCTGTGGGCGACACGCAGCGCGACCGCCCTGGTGTTGTCGGCCGCCGCCGCCCTGATCGTGCTGATCAATACGGCCTATCAGGACGGGCGCGCCGACAATCTGCCGCCGGTCGTTCTGCGATATGGCGTGCGGGTCGCGTCCGTCCAGATCGCGCCGCTGATCGTTTTGGCCGCCTGGGGGCTGGCCTTGCGGATCGGCCAGCACGGCCTGACGCCCGATCGGATCATCGCCGCCGCCTGCACCCTGGTCGGCGCGGTTTATGGCGCAGGCTATCTGCTGGCGGCTGTGAAACCGGGCGGTTGGATGAAGCCGCTGGAGCGGACCAATGTCGCTGCGGCGGTCCTGTCGGTTTTGGTCATCCTGGCCCTGTTCAGCCCATTGGCCGATCCCGCCCGCCTCTCGGTGCAGGATCAGGTCGCACGCTTGCAGCGTGGGGCGGTATCAGCTGACATATTCGACTATGACTTCCTGCGGTTCGAGAGCGGCAAGGCCGGCGAGGCGGCGCTGCGACGTCTGGCCGCCTCAACTGATCCTCGCATCGCGCGGAACGCCCGCGCCGCCCAGGCTCGCCCGTGGCCATCAGGCGATACCGCGCAAGGGCGGCAAGAGCGCAAGGCCGCCATCCGCCTGAAGGCCGCGGATGGCCAGTCCGTGCCCGCCAGCTTCGTCGAACAGTTGGACGCGCAGGTGGACGTGCTGTTCAGCTGCAATGCGGAAGCCCCCTGCGTCGTGCGATCAATGGACCTGAACGACGATGGACGAACCGATCTGCTGGTCGCCACGGCTCGTGAAATCGTCGCCTTCGATCAGGACGCCCAGGGCCAATGGCGCGTGACGGGCCGATATGGCTTCACCTGCGGGCGAAATGCCGAGCGGATGAATGAGGGGTTGTCGAAGGGCGTCGCGACGGCGCCGGCGACCCTGCCGGATCTGGTCGTCGACGGCCAGAAATTGCGCGCCAGCCCCGAGGTGCGATGCGACGCAACCGAGCCGCGTTAA